In the genome of uncultured Methanobrevibacter sp., the window TCTTATTATCGAAATCCTTTTCATCCCAGTTTCTGATATCCTTTAGGTTTTCTGTATTGATCTTGTTTTTATTGACTTTGCTGAGCTCAGCTAAAAGATCATTTCCAATTTCTGAGAAGAAAGTACCCATAAGCATATCTATTTTCTCTAAAATAGCTTCATGTTCCTTTTTGCCCATTATGCCTTCAAGCAGGAATGCAACAATCAATATGTCAATTGGAATGAAACCTATATGTTTCCAAAGATAAGCAATAATCTCTTCACCATCTCCAAAGATAAGATATCTGGCTAAAAAGATGAGAACAGCCAAGACAAACATGATTATTGCAAATCTGATTTTCCAACTTCTTTCGTTGTTATCTCTCATTATATAAACTCCAATAAAAATTATACAAATTAATAATCACTATAAGACTTTTTAATCAAATAAGCAAATAATTCTTAATTAATTTATATTAGTAGTTTATTCCTTTAATTTAATAAAGTATTCGTTTTAAGAGAAATAAATTAAATCCGTTAAGTAATTAATAGCCAGGGTCAAATTTAAAAACCTTCGCAGCTAATTTCATACCAGTATCCCTAACGAATGTATTGATTAATAAATAAGCCACTAACCATCTTAAAGGCCATAATATCAAACAGTTTTCCATTGAAATTCCATTTCCAGTTAAATAAAATGGAATTACACCAAAAATAATTGGCATGATAATGCTCATCATAAAACTAATCCAAAATGCAACAGGATTCCAAAGTCTTTTAATAAAATCTAACATAATATATCTCCTTATAGTAAATTTTTTTAAATATTTTATAAAACCTGTTAAAAATAGAATAAATAATTTTTTTTAAAATATTTTATCTACTATTTAAAGACTTTAAAAAGCAATTCAATTAGAATTGTAAAAAAAGAATTATTTAATTTGAAAAAATAAACAAATTAAAATAAAAATGATTTTTGAAAAAAATGAAAAATAGAATAATGATAAAATTATTCTAAAATCCATTAAATAATTCAAACTATTCAAAATTTGGGTAGTTTGGACTTTCGTTAGTGATCATCAATTCATGAGGATGTGATTCCTTAATACCACTTGCAGTGATTCTAACGAAACGAGCAACTTCCTTCATGGTTTGAATGTCACGAGCACCACAGTAGCCCATAGAAGACTTTAATCCTCCAACCAATTGGAAGACAACTTCAGCTACAGTTCCCTTATATGGAACTACACCTTCTACACCTTCAGCCACTAATTTTGAATGTTTCATATGGGTGCCTTTATCAACTTCTTGGAAGTATCTGTCAGCTCCACCACCAGATCCACCAGTCATAGCTCCAATGGAACCCATTCCACGGTAGGTTTTGTATTTTCTACCATTCATGGTCACAATGTCACCCGGAGCCTCCAAGGTTCCTGCAAGCAAGTTACCAAGCATTACAACATCTGCACCAGCACCAATAGCTTTTGCAATGTCACCAGAGTATCTAAGACCTCCATCAGCAATGACAGGAACTCCAGCTTCGCTAGCAATATCTGCCACTTCTGCAATAGCTGTTACTTGAGGTACACCGATACCTGCTACAATACGGGTAGTACAAATGGAACCTGGACCAATACCTACCTTAAGACCATCTGCACCATGAGCAATCAAGTCTTCTGCAGCTTCACGGGTTGCAATGTTACCCATACATAAGTCTGCATCGATATTGTCCTTGATGGTTTCTGCAAATTTAACTACATTCATGTTATGAGCATGAGCACAGTCAATTGAAATGATGTCTGCTCCAGCCTCATCCAATGCCATAGCCCTGTCCAAATCGAAAGGACCACAAGCTGCTGCAACTAAGTATTTTCCTTTTTTATCAACTGCAGCGTTAGGATGTTGATCTTGATTTAAAATGTCTTTAATGGTAAGAATACCTACCAAATCACCATCTTCACTTACAACAGGCAATCTTTCAACCTTGTTTTCATAAGCAATATCCAATGCCTCTTCAGAAGAGATATTCTCTTTAATTGTAACAACTTCAGAGGTCATTATGTCTTTAACTAATTTTTTAGAATCTGATTTTAAGAAAGGTCTTACATCCCTTTTTGAGATAATTCCTACAATCTTCTCATTTTCTATAACAGGAAGACCGCTAACAGATTCATTTTCCATAATGTCTTGGACAGTTTCAATGGAAGATTCAGGGCTGATGGTCACTACATCACGTACTGTAATGTCTTCAGCACTTTTAACTTTCTTAACCTCTTCCACTTGTGCCTCTTGAGTGATGTTACGGTGAATTACACCAATTCCTCCTTCTTGAGCAAGTGCAATAGCCAAATTAGCTTCAGTTACTGTATCCATTGCAGCACTCATAATAGGTATATTTAATTGGATGTCTTTTGTTAAGTTTACTTTAGTCACCACATCTTTTGCTTCAATCCAGGAAGCGTTAGGAACTAATAAAAAATCATCATAAGTGTAACCAGGTTTTGCATTATATATCTTATCTGAAAATTGCAATTTTTTTCCTCCTAAAAATTGTAAAAAAATAAAATTATAATTAAAAATTCATGAAAATGATTTAAAAAAAATTATCCTAATTTAAGAAAATTAAGATAATTATAAGCATCAATTAAGAAATATTTGAAATTATTCTTCAAATGATTTGACCAATTCTTTTAATTCAGCTACAGCAGTGCGGTCAATGTGACCAGTGTTTCTGTCTCCACCTACACATGCAGCTCCTCTAACACCAACTACATCACAACCAATATCATATAATGGTTTTAATTGACCTTTTTTAACAGACCCTGCTAAAGCAACTTTTAAACCATAACTGTGAGCTTCTTCTGTGAATTTTTTACAATCATCAATATCCAAATAATCAAATAAGGTGTGTCCATCCTTAACAGCAGTATCTAACATAGCCAAATCTGCTCCAGCATCTCTTGCCACTTTAGGAATATCCCATGGACTTACAGCTCCAACTCTATGAGCATCAGCATAACCGGAAGCAACAACAATAGCATTAGGATCAGTGTCTTTTACGGTTTTGACTACATTTTCCATTACTTCTAAAGCTTCTTCATAGTTACTTGGACCGTATAATCCTACTTTAATGTAATCTGCACCAGAAACTAATGCACCCATAGCAGCTAAAGAAACGGTTCCAGGCTTGTATGGAACATCCCCTAAAGTTGCACTTACAAGCATGTCGCTAGGAGTAAGTTCTCTGATATCCTTAATTACCCAAGGGAAATTAGCACCAAGGGACCCTTCTTTAGGATTTTTTACATCAACTATGTCTGCTCCACCTTCAATGGATTCAATAGCTTCATCATGATTTATAGGACTAATTAATAAAAGCAAATATATTCCTCCAAACTATATATTTTTACAATATTCTTCATAATATCTATCAATTATAATTTTAATAATTTAATTTATAATTCTAATAAGTTTATTTATAATTTAAAATTTTATAAAATATCCATTTAAGAATTATTTGCATGAAGCAAACCCTTAATAAGTTTAATATTCTATAAATATTTTAGATTATCTATAATTATATAAATAATAATATAAATACTTTTAATTTTTTTAGAAATTTTTTTAGAAAAAAATAGTTATCAGAGTAAAAGTAAAATAGTGGGCAATTGAAAAATAAAAAAAAGAAAAAGGAGTTAGAAATAACTCCAAATAAAAAGATAATTTAATTTTTCCTAACTTTAACTAAAAATAAAGTCAATAGAGACAATATAACTAAGATTAATGGATTTCCTGTTTTTTTAGAAGAAATATTAATATGGCTACTGATTTTTTTGACTGATGAACTTAAAGATTTATTTTTTGAATGAGGATCATTTTCCAATTCATCCCTAGAATTGTTTCCTCCATCGTCAGGGAAGTTATAATCATCCAAAGGATAATCATCATCAAAATCATCTTGAGGATCATCAGAATCATTATTTTGTCCATCATCAGGATCATCATTTAATGGAACAACTTCAATCCTTGATGAATCGAAATTATTTGATTCATTTATATCTTTTGTTGAAGAATTTGCAGTAGCATTATTTAATACAATCCCCTCTTCTAAAGTTTTAGTGGAAATGATTAAAAATGCAGACTCATTATTTTCCAAATCTCCAACTTTCCAAGTTAAATCAATATTTCCATTTTCATCAGTGACATTCACCACTTCTCCTTTACTGGATTCATGAATCACATATTCCAATCCTTCAGGGATATTGTTAAAGACATTAACATCACTTGCATTGTCCGGACCAATGTTAGTTACATTAATTATCCAATTAACAGTTTCACCAACAGCTGTTGGATCCTTATCTGGAATGATTGTAATCAATAAATCACATAAAGATGAAACAGTTACTGAATCACAATCGAAATTATTAGATTCATCAGGGTCATAAGTTTCTGCAGTGACATTAGTCGGTAAGATTATCTCTTTATTTGATGAATTGACTTTAGTGGAAATTACAAAGCTAATTTCTTCACCAACTGATAAACTTGGAATATCCAATTTTAGACTTGATTGATTAAAATCAGGATTGGAACAGTTTAAATAAATCAAATCATCCTCTAATTCACCAAATGAAACTATTAACTTGCTTGCATCATCAGGACCATCATTTCTAATGGTCACTGTCCAATTGAGAATATCGCCATAATCCACTAGATCTTGTGAAGCCTCAATATCAATAGTCAAATCTGCACTTAAGACTTTAATAGTCTTATTTTTAAAGTTATTGGATAAATTTGAATCCTCTTCAATAGAAGATACATTTACTGGAAAATCAATTAAACCAGTTTGATTGGTTAATGCATTAATAATCAAGGTTTGATTTTCTCCAATGCACAAATTGCCAATAAGCCAAATTCCATCTTCAGGGTCATAAGTTCCGATTGAAGGAGTTGCAGATAAGTATACTAATCCTTCAGGAAGAACAGCACTTAAATTTACCCCACTTGCATTATTTGGACCATTATTACAGACTTTAATAGTGTACTTTACAGTTTTATTGAAATCAATGTTTACTCTGCTGGATCCAATATTTACTGATAAGTCAACTATTGGAATAATTTCAAACTGATTATCCTCATCAATTCCCTTATAGTAATCATCTTCAAAATGCTTTGCATAAATCAGATATTTTCCTGGTTCAAGGGGTTGATTGAAATAATCACTTAGATTAAGATAAATATCTCCTAAAATACCTGTTTTTAAAGTTTTGTTAAATATTATATCCTCTGAAATATCATTGGGACCATTGATACTAATATCCATATCGCTCCTATTGCTAGAAGAGTCATTATTTTGAGAGTCTTTATAAATAATTATATTAACTATTTGATTATCTTCCCTATCATCCTGATACAATAAGCTGCCATTATAGCTGTTTTGAGCACCAATTACTGGGTGAATCTCATCTTCAGAAGTGGTTTTCTTGCCTTTGGAGGATATATAACTTACATTATAGAAATATATTTCATCCATTGAAGCAGCATTATATATTGAATTAGCAATATTATTGCCTCCCACTAATGTGAAGTTAATAATTATATCACTTTCATTAAAATAGCTGACAGAAGGATTTACATTTGATTCCAAAGAATAAGACCATGCTTGATTCTTATCAAAACTAGTATTTGATAAAGTCATATCCAATCCATCAGTGTAAATTGCAGATCCATTTCGTGCTGTATTGAAGTTAAATATTGAAGAGTCAATGGTATTCTCATCGCCTTTAATATAAATGGCACCACCTAAACCACTATCAAGTTCATTAGGATTAGGAATTGCATTATTATTTAAAAAATTAGATGATATTACTTTAGCATTTGACCCATCAATGAAAATAGCTCCACCTTTTTGACTGACATCATTGTGACTAAAATTACTTAATATTAAATTAGCATCAGGTCCTTCGATATACAGGCCTGCACCTGACACTCCAACATTATTTTCAAAAATGCTATCATAGACATATGTGTTTATGCCCTCAATGTATACAGAACCATTTTTTATCATATGATTTGTAAAATTTGAACTGAATAGATTAGCATTAGCCCCTAATACATAAACTGCTGCACCAAAATCAGCAAAATTTTTTTCAAAACTGGAATTCAAGATTGATGCATCAGACCCATTAATGAATATTCCTGCTCCAAAATTTTTTGCAGAATTGGAATTAAATGTGGAGTTTATTATTAAAGCATTATTTCCTACTATGAAAATAGCTCCACCGTCACTTTCATTCGCTTTATTGCCTTCAAATATGGAATTTGTTACCTTTACATTATGTCCTTTAATTTGAATAGCTCCACCCATAGGAGCAGAGTTATTGATAAAGACACAACCAGTAATATTTACACTAATATCATCCGCTAAAAAGCCAGTGCTTATTGCACCTCCGTACTCTCCAGCAGTATTATTGATAAAAATACAATTTATCAATTCACCGTCACTATGAAGAGTGGTGGCACCACCAACCTTATTGCAGTAATTATTTATAAAAGTAGAATTAATTACTTTAATTCCAGGACGGAAACATAAAGCTCCAGCATGTGTATCATTGGCATTGGTTATTACAGTATTATTGGCGAAAGTACAATTAACAATATAACCTACATTAGTACCATTAATTTTTTCACCTATCTGCAGAGCAGCTCCATGCCCTTGAAGACCAGTATTATCAATTATTGTATTATTAAAGAAATTAGAATTTTTAACAGTTACATTTTTTGCTAAAAGGATAACAGAACTGGATACATCTGAATTAGAAAAAGAAAAATTGCTATTTTCAAGATAAAAGTTTTCTGAACCAATTTCAACAATCAAATGTTTGAAATTATTTCTGAAATTACAATTGGACACTGAAGAATCATTTCCTAAAAAATCCACAGCAATAGAAATACCATTAATGAAATTACAATTTAATAAATGGACATTACTAGATTTAATTTTTAGAATTCTTGATAATTTTTTTGCATCTAAAGTTGCCATATTATCCATAGAACCTCCATTTATAGTTATGGCTTTGTTTATGGTAATTGGAGTGCCATTACCAATAAATGTTTTTCCATCTAAATTAATAACTGAAGATTCAGGGGAATTGTCAATTAAATTTTGTAAATCACTGAAAGTATATGAATTTGCCTTTAAAGGATTAGCATTTAAAGAATTACTATAAACACTAGAATTTTTATTTCCACCATTTGAATTAATATAATCAAGACTAGATTTAAGAGATTTCTCATCTGAATTAATAGAATTTAAATCTGACTCATCCAAATTTAAATTAGATAATTCATTCATAGAATCTACACAATCCTTATCTTCATTATTATATTCAATAGAACCTCTATTCTGATTTAAACTTGTTAAAGAAGATTCAGACTGTGATTTTTCTACAGCTGAATTATTGTTAGATTCCAAAATGGATTCTGAAATGGAATCAGATATAGAATCCACATTTAAATCAGCTGCACTTACTGTTGAAAATGTTAAAAAAACACAGAGAATCATACAAATTAAATAAATTGATTTAATTTTCACTGTCATAACACCTCATAAATTTTGAAGAAAAAATGATTAAGAGAACTAATCTTAATGAATATTTTTCTTCAAAAATATGTTTGAAGTAATCATTTATAAATTAAACAGTTTTTTGGTCTTTAAAATTGATTTAAGCCCATAATCTTGTTTTAATATTGAAATAAAATTAAAATTACAGATTAATTTACTAAATAATTATTATTTTATATTTAAATTGAAATTTATTAAATTAAATTAATTTTTTATTATATTTTTATTTAAAAAAGAAAAAGATTTATAAAAAATAAAAAATTTAAAAAAAGATAAAAAAATTAGTAAAAAAGATAAAATTACTGAAAAAAGATTAGTTAAAAAAATCAGTGAAAAGAGTTAAGAAAGGGAGAAAAAATAAAAAAATTAATAAGGAGATCCCTTTTCTTTAATGTTATCCCTAATTTTTTTATGTTGCTCTCTAGAAAGTCCATCTTTTTGAGTTGAATTTCTTAAATCCTCAATAATCTTATTTGTAGGAGTTAAAACTGGACAATTTTCAGTGCACATACCACATAATGTACACATATACAAACCAGAATCGACAGATCCCTTGTTATCCTTAAGGTATTTGCTCAATGCAACACCACGGCCACCTAAATAGCTGTGATAACCGAATTCATTACCTACAACATTATAGACAGGGCAATTGACAACGCAATTTCCACAGCCAATGCACCAAAGACATTCCTTAATGGCTTCCTTTCTGCCGTTATCCAGTAAAATGACTGCTACTTTTTCAGCACCATACATGTTTTTTAGAAGCTTTTTCTCAATATCTGCAGTTTTGGAAGGGCCTGCTACAATATTTATATATGAAGTCAAGGGTTTTCCAGTTGCAAATGCTGTTTCAAGCTTACCTATTGAAACGCAATCCTCAAGCAATGGAACCAATTTATCGATTCCTGCAACAATGATATGAAGCTTTTTGTTTTGAACCAAACTGATGTTTCCTTCATTGTGAACCATTAAAACAGCCCCGTCTTCAGCAGCAATTGAATTGGTACCGCTGAGCCCTATGGAAGATTTCTCTAGAAGGCTTAAAACATCCTCCCTAACCGCTTCCATAATTGGCCTTGGTTCTGCAGGCAAATCCAAATTCATAGACTCATTGACAATCTTTGCAATGTCATAAACAGTCAAATGGGAAGCAGGGCCAGTAGGATGAACTGGACTGTTATCATCTTTTTTCAATTGCAGAATACGGTCTCCCAAATCAGTTTCGACAATTGTCATGCCTTCATCTTCTAAAAATTGAGTTGCATCAATTTCACGTAGAGTATTGGACTTTGATTTGGCAATATAAACCTCATTTTTATCAATATTGCTATTTTCAATTTCCTCATTTATTAAATCAAGCAATATCTTTCTTGCCTCTTCATCATCACTTGCATAAAAGCAATCAATATCATTTTCCTTTAAGCTCTTCATTGCAATAGCTAATAGCTCTTCATTATTGTCTATTGCATCCTTTCTAATATCTATGACCCTTTTTTGGAGAGCTTGGATCTTTGGAGATTTCACAAGGGGCTCTATCCTGTCCTTTAAGTTATTGAATACCTTTCTCATTGATTCAATTTCCTCATCCTTCATTGGATTTCCCCCTCTTTGGAATCAGAACGACTTGTGATTTCATTATCATCGATTGAATTCAAATGCTCTAAAACAAATTCAGACAAGTCTAAAATTTCTAAATCATCAGAATTTTGACTTAAATTCAATTTGCAGAATGGACATGCACTAACCAATAAATCTGCATCAGTATCCTTTGCCTCTTGAATTCTCAAATCAGCGATTGAATTGGATAATTCACCATAAGCGGATTTCACTCCTCCTCCAGAGCCGCAGCATCTTGCCTTTTCCCTATTGTTTTCCATTTCAACTAAATTGGAAATGGAATTGATTACATTGCGGGGAGCTTCATATTCTCCAGCATGCCTGCCTAAATGGCATGAATCATGATAGGTGACCTTCAAGTCTTTATTGACTTTAAGATTGATTTTATTTTCATTAATCAATTGCTCCAATAATTGAGAAATATGAATTACATTTAAGTCAACACCAAGGTAATTCTTGTAATCTTCCTTTAATGTCTTATAGCAACCTGCACATGAAGTTAGAATGGTTTTTCCTTCCAAATCCTCTAAATTTCCTTTCATCTGCTCGATTGCATCATCTACAAAACCAGTTCTCAAGAGTACAGATCCACAACATTTTTCATCTTCTAAGGTCTCATAATTGATTTTTGCTATTTTTAATATTCTTTCAGTGGCCTTGCTTATGGAATTCAATTTTTCACGTGCTGTGCATCCTCTAAAATATAATAACATAATATAACCTTACTTAAATCACAATATGACAAATTCTTTTAATGAATGAAAAAATTTAAAAAAATTATTCGTCTTCATTATCTTAGTTATTTGAAAAATGAATAAATAATTAAAAAATTATTCGTCTTCATTATCAATATCTTCTAATTTTATTTCATTTCTAATGGCTAAATCCCTAACTAGCTCAGTTGTATTCCTATTTAACTCATCAACTTTAACATATAGTCTAAAAATTGCATAAACTAGAAGTGCATATCCTAAAACAAGCAATAAATCTAATCCTCTACCAAAACCAAAGAATCCTGCAAGAGGATCACTTAATTTAGGAGCAAAAGCAAAGAAATTAACCAATATACAGACTAAAATCCACAGTACAAATGTAGCAGGAGTGATTTTCTTAACTCTTAATCTCCTATAGAAGAATATAATGACTATTATAGTTGCAATGATTAATAAAATTTGATATGTACGAAATGGACCTATAATAATAACACTTCCTTTAATTATCCTAAAAGACTTACTTTAATTATATCCTAAATAAATCAATAATCATTTTAGTTAAAATTCTTAAGCCAACTATTGCATCGGTCCCCTTGTTTTGGGTTTCGGGAGTATATATTGTAGTAATTGTAACTTCAGTTAATCTTAAATTCTTATCGCTTATTTCCTTAATGAATTCGGATGATACCCCATATCCTCTTGAAACGATATTTATCACATCAGCTGCATGGGCTGTAAATGCTCTAAGGCCAGATTGTGAATCCTTAACTTTTCTTCCATAAAATAGGAGAGTTAAAGCGTTCATGATATAATTTGCAAAGCTTTTACTGAGTGGCATGTCTTCAAATGGCCTTGCACCAATCACAACATCAGCTTCCCCATCAGCTAAAGGATTGCATACCTTTGGAATATCCTTTATTTCATGCTGTCCATCAGCATCAAATGTTACAATGTATTTAGCGCCCTTTTCAAGTGCAAGAACCATTCCAGTTTTCAATGCAGCCCCCAACCCTCTGTTGATTACATGAGAGACTACAAATATCTGATGAGGATATTTCCTTTTTGATTCAATAGCCAAATCAAGGGTTTTATCTCTAGAACCATCATTTACTAGAATCACATTATATCCTTCAGCTGCAATCCCTTCAATAATTTGAGAAACTGTTTTCTCTTCATTGAATGCTGGAACAACTAAATAAACATCTTTAGTGATTTCTGAATTTACATCTGACATACTATCTTAATTTCAATATTCTTTATAAACTTAAAATTAAATCTTAAATTAAAATATTACATTAAATTAAAATTATAAAGGACCTGCGTCCTCTTTACCTTCTCTCATTCCTTTTCCTGCTTCTTTTCTCATTTGTTTAGGATGGAACATCATCTTGATAAGATTCTGAGCATGTTCACGAGCCCTATTGTCTGCTAATTTTTTGAGTTCCTTAGGGTCTTCCTCTTCATCTTCATGAACAAACACTTCCAAAATATGAGTGTTGGTCATGAGTTGAGCACGAATCAATCCTGTTGATGCCTCATGAGCACACATCTTATCCTTTTCCATAGGACCAGGCATTCCCAATGCCATTACAATTTCACAGTCTTCCTCTTCAATTAGCTTTTTACTTGCTACTGGAAGATCTTTAACACCTGGAACAGTAACGCGAATAATCTTTAAGTCTGAAGCGTTTTTCTTTAATTCATCAATAGCTGCAGCACCCATATCATAACGAGCAAAAGTAGTATCTGCAATTCCTATTCTCATTTTACTCACCAAATAAACATTATTTTAAAAAGTATTTTATTATTCCAATAAAACTATCTTAATAATTAATCTTAATATTTTAATACATTATAGAATATGTTTTTAATTATATATAAAGTAAATTAATTATGAAAATTTCTTAATAAAATTTAATAAATTGTTTAAATTCTATTTTGAATTGAATTGATTTTGCCTAAGATATGATTATCCTTAGTCAAATCATATAGGATTCTATAGAAATACAAAGCCCCTCTATAATATTTCCTATTTTCCAAATCAGCACAAATAATCCTTAAAGTGTCTAAAATAAACGGATTAACTCCCACTTGAATCTTTTTAGATTCAATGATATTTTCTGCATCCTTTCTATCAATTTCAGTATTGATTCCTCTGGATTTCAAATATTCCAG includes:
- the guaB gene encoding IMP dehydrogenase, producing MQFSDKIYNAKPGYTYDDFLLVPNASWIEAKDVVTKVNLTKDIQLNIPIMSAAMDTVTEANLAIALAQEGGIGVIHRNITQEAQVEEVKKVKSAEDITVRDVVTISPESSIETVQDIMENESVSGLPVIENEKIVGIISKRDVRPFLKSDSKKLVKDIMTSEVVTIKENISSEEALDIAYENKVERLPVVSEDGDLVGILTIKDILNQDQHPNAAVDKKGKYLVAAACGPFDLDRAMALDEAGADIISIDCAHAHNMNVVKFAETIKDNIDADLCMGNIATREAAEDLIAHGADGLKVGIGPGSICTTRIVAGIGVPQVTAIAEVADIASEAGVPVIADGGLRYSGDIAKAIGAGADVVMLGNLLAGTLEAPGDIVTMNGRKYKTYRGMGSIGAMTGGSGGGADRYFQEVDKGTHMKHSKLVAEGVEGVVPYKGTVAEVVFQLVGGLKSSMGYCGARDIQTMKEVARFVRITASGIKESHPHELMITNESPNYPNFE
- a CDS encoding (5-formylfuran-3-yl)methyl phosphate synthase, which translates into the protein MLLLISPINHDEAIESIEGGADIVDVKNPKEGSLGANFPWVIKDIRELTPSDMLVSATLGDVPYKPGTVSLAAMGALVSGADYIKVGLYGPSNYEEALEVMENVVKTVKDTDPNAIVVASGYADAHRVGAVSPWDIPKVARDAGADLAMLDTAVKDGHTLFDYLDIDDCKKFTEEAHSYGLKVALAGSVKKGQLKPLYDIGCDVVGVRGAACVGGDRNTGHIDRTAVAELKELVKSFEE
- a CDS encoding LUD domain-containing protein, encoding MKDEEIESMRKVFNNLKDRIEPLVKSPKIQALQKRVIDIRKDAIDNNEELLAIAMKSLKENDIDCFYASDDEEARKILLDLINEEIENSNIDKNEVYIAKSKSNTLREIDATQFLEDEGMTIVETDLGDRILQLKKDDNSPVHPTGPASHLTVYDIAKIVNESMNLDLPAEPRPIMEAVREDVLSLLEKSSIGLSGTNSIAAEDGAVLMVHNEGNISLVQNKKLHIIVAGIDKLVPLLEDCVSIGKLETAFATGKPLTSYINIVAGPSKTADIEKKLLKNMYGAEKVAVILLDNGRKEAIKECLWCIGCGNCVVNCPVYNVVGNEFGYHSYLGGRGVALSKYLKDNKGSVDSGLYMCTLCGMCTENCPVLTPTNKIIEDLRNSTQKDGLSREQHKKIRDNIKEKGSPY
- a CDS encoding (Fe-S)-binding protein yields the protein MLLYFRGCTAREKLNSISKATERILKIAKINYETLEDEKCCGSVLLRTGFVDDAIEQMKGNLEDLEGKTILTSCAGCYKTLKEDYKNYLGVDLNVIHISQLLEQLINENKINLKVNKDLKVTYHDSCHLGRHAGEYEAPRNVINSISNLVEMENNREKARCCGSGGGVKSAYGELSNSIADLRIQEAKDTDADLLVSACPFCKLNLSQNSDDLEILDLSEFVLEHLNSIDDNEITSRSDSKEGEIQ
- a CDS encoding DUF2304 family protein; this translates as MIKGSVIIIGPFRTYQILLIIATIIVIIFFYRRLRVKKITPATFVLWILVCILVNFFAFAPKLSDPLAGFFGFGRGLDLLLVLGYALLVYAIFRLYVKVDELNRNTTELVRDLAIRNEIKLEDIDNEDE
- a CDS encoding glycosyltransferase family 2 protein, encoding MSDVNSEITKDVYLVVPAFNEEKTVSQIIEGIAAEGYNVILVNDGSRDKTLDLAIESKRKYPHQIFVVSHVINRGLGAALKTGMVLALEKGAKYIVTFDADGQHEIKDIPKVCNPLADGEADVVIGARPFEDMPLSKSFANYIMNALTLLFYGRKVKDSQSGLRAFTAHAADVINIVSRGYGVSSEFIKEISDKNLRLTEVTITTIYTPETQNKGTDAIVGLRILTKMIIDLFRI
- the ribC gene encoding riboflavin synthase codes for the protein MRIGIADTTFARYDMGAAAIDELKKNASDLKIIRVTVPGVKDLPVASKKLIEEEDCEIVMALGMPGPMEKDKMCAHEASTGLIRAQLMTNTHILEVFVHEDEEEDPKELKKLADNRAREHAQNLIKMMFHPKQMRKEAGKGMREGKEDAGPL